In one Pseudomonas sp. R84 genomic region, the following are encoded:
- the fabG gene encoding 3-oxoacyl-ACP reductase FabG: MTESVLVTGSSRGIGRAIALRLAQAGHDIVLHCRSGMAEAQAVQAEVEALGRKARILQFDVADRETCKTILETDVETHGAYYGVVLNAGLTRDGAFPALSDDDWDVVLRTNLDGFYNVLHPVMMPMIRRRAAGRIVCITSVSGLIGNRGQVNYSASKAGVIGAAKALAIELGKRKITVNCVAPGLIDTAMLDENVPVEELMKMIPAQRMGTPEEVASAVNFLMSAEASYITRQVLAVNGGLC, encoded by the coding sequence ATGACTGAATCCGTACTGGTCACCGGCTCCAGCCGTGGCATCGGCCGCGCCATTGCCTTGCGTCTGGCGCAGGCCGGGCACGATATCGTCCTGCATTGCCGCAGCGGCATGGCCGAAGCACAAGCCGTTCAGGCTGAAGTCGAAGCGCTGGGCCGCAAGGCGCGGATCCTGCAATTCGACGTCGCCGACCGCGAGACCTGCAAAACCATTCTGGAAACCGACGTCGAAACCCATGGCGCCTATTACGGTGTTGTGTTGAATGCCGGCCTGACCCGTGACGGTGCGTTCCCAGCGCTGAGCGACGACGATTGGGACGTAGTTTTACGCACCAACCTCGACGGTTTCTACAACGTTCTGCACCCGGTGATGATGCCGATGATCCGCCGTCGCGCCGCGGGTCGCATTGTCTGCATCACCTCGGTGTCGGGGCTGATCGGCAACCGTGGCCAAGTCAACTACAGCGCCTCCAAGGCCGGGGTGATCGGCGCGGCAAAGGCGTTGGCGATCGAGCTGGGCAAGCGCAAAATCACGGTTAACTGCGTCGCGCCGGGCCTGATCGACACGGCGATGCTCGACGAAAACGTGCCGGTGGAAGAATTGATGAAAATGATCCCCGCACAACGCATGGGCACCCCGGAAGAGGTCGCCAGTGCGGTGAATTTCCTGATGTCGGCGGAAGCCTCGTACATCACCCGTCAGGTTCTGGCGGTCAACGGAGGCTTGTGCTGA
- a CDS encoding beta-ketoacyl-ACP synthase, whose translation MKRVVVTGMAGITSLGSDWQTIAGNFAANRSGIRRMDEWDRFSELNTRLAGPIDDFAVPAHWTRKQLRSMGRVSRLAVGAAEKALADAGLLGDESIKDGRMGVACGSSTGSTDEIKAFGNMLLNSVAEGLNANSYVRMMPHTTAANISIFFGLTGRLIPTSSACTSGSQGIGYAYEAIKFGRLPLMLAGGAEELCPTEAMVFDALYATSLKNDAPQTSPRPYDKGRDGLVIGEGGGMLVLEELEHALARGAHIHAEIVGFGSNADGQHTTRPEQVTMRRAMELALEDAGLTPDAIGYVNGHGTATEQGDIAETLATSSLFGERMPISSQKSFLGHTLGACGALESWFSIEMMNRDLYVHTFNLDEVDPHCGKLDYLRGEFRQMHHDYVMNNNFAFGGVNTSLIFRRWH comes from the coding sequence ATGAAGCGCGTCGTCGTCACCGGCATGGCCGGCATTACCTCGCTGGGCAGCGACTGGCAGACCATCGCCGGCAACTTCGCGGCTAACCGCAGCGGCATTCGCCGGATGGACGAGTGGGATCGTTTCAGCGAACTCAACACGCGCCTGGCCGGGCCGATCGATGATTTTGCAGTGCCCGCGCACTGGACGCGCAAGCAATTGCGCAGCATGGGCCGAGTGTCGCGGCTGGCGGTCGGTGCGGCGGAAAAAGCCCTGGCGGACGCCGGTTTGCTCGGTGACGAGTCGATCAAGGACGGCCGCATGGGCGTCGCGTGCGGCTCGTCCACTGGCAGCACCGATGAGATCAAAGCGTTCGGCAACATGCTGCTCAACTCGGTCGCCGAAGGCCTAAACGCCAACTCCTACGTGCGGATGATGCCGCACACCACCGCCGCCAACATCAGCATCTTCTTTGGCCTCACCGGTCGTTTGATCCCGACGTCCAGCGCCTGCACCAGCGGCAGCCAAGGCATCGGTTACGCCTACGAGGCGATCAAGTTCGGCCGCCTGCCCTTGATGCTCGCCGGTGGCGCCGAAGAGCTGTGCCCGACCGAGGCCATGGTCTTCGATGCGCTCTACGCCACCAGCCTGAAAAACGATGCGCCACAGACCAGTCCACGCCCGTACGACAAGGGCCGCGATGGTCTGGTGATCGGTGAAGGTGGCGGCATGCTCGTGCTCGAAGAGCTGGAACACGCCCTCGCTCGCGGTGCGCACATCCACGCCGAGATCGTCGGCTTCGGCAGCAACGCCGACGGCCAGCACACCACGCGCCCGGAACAAGTGACCATGCGCCGCGCCATGGAACTGGCGCTGGAAGACGCCGGCCTCACGCCGGACGCCATCGGTTATGTAAATGGCCACGGCACGGCTACAGAACAGGGCGACATTGCCGAAACACTGGCGACCAGCAGTTTGTTTGGCGAACGCATGCCGATCAGCTCGCAGAAGAGCTTCCTCGGCCACACCCTCGGCGCCTGCGGCGCGCTGGAGTCGTGGTTCAGCATCGAGATGATGAATCGCGACCTGTACGTGCACACCTTCAACCTCGACGAGGTCGATCCGCACTGCGGCAAACTCGATTACCTGCGCGGTGAGTTCCGCCAGATGCATCACGACTACGTGATGAACAACAATTTCGCTTTTGGTGGCGTCAACACCTCGTTGATTTTCCGCCGCTGGCACTGA
- a CDS encoding hotdog family protein has product MTAWPLAELLPHAGDMILIDSILSFDEEQIFTRLTVKPEGLFSLPDGSLPAWVGVELMAQSVAAFAGCHARLKGNPVELGFLLGTRRFECNVEAFPAGSDLTIHGLRSLEDDNGMGVFECHIHGAGIHASARLNVFRPPQVTQYLQQTQESNHD; this is encoded by the coding sequence ATGACGGCCTGGCCGCTCGCCGAACTGCTGCCCCATGCGGGCGACATGATTCTGATCGACAGCATCCTCAGCTTTGACGAGGAGCAGATCTTCACCCGCCTCACGGTCAAGCCCGAAGGCTTGTTCAGCCTGCCCGACGGCAGCCTGCCGGCGTGGGTCGGCGTCGAACTGATGGCACAGAGCGTCGCCGCGTTTGCCGGTTGCCACGCGCGACTCAAAGGCAATCCGGTGGAGCTGGGTTTCCTGCTCGGCACGCGCAGGTTCGAATGCAACGTCGAAGCCTTTCCCGCCGGTAGCGATCTGACCATTCATGGTCTGCGCTCGCTGGAAGACGACAACGGCATGGGCGTATTTGAATGTCATATACACGGCGCCGGCATTCACGCCAGCGCACGCCTGAACGTGTTCCGTCCGCCTCAGGTCACTCAATATCTGCAACAGACACAGGAGTCGAACCATGACTGA